The following proteins come from a genomic window of Paenibacillus swuensis:
- a CDS encoding DUF948 domain-containing protein: MSHEKNVSLVAVSFAALAYYGIRILSKTMESLTETNHTLAEVRKDTRELSEGAKRILHTAGDISNDVKGKIRKVEPIVDTVQDVGEMLHNVTSTVKEIAATAFVGIGKGQVRSGGKGVWRKQKDLPQRKQTFITIPSST, from the coding sequence GTGTCACATGAGAAAAACGTCTCATTGGTTGCCGTGTCATTCGCGGCTTTAGCTTACTATGGCATACGTATATTAAGCAAGACGATGGAGTCGTTAACGGAGACGAATCATACCCTGGCAGAGGTTCGCAAGGATACGCGGGAGCTGTCCGAGGGAGCTAAGCGGATACTGCATACGGCGGGGGATATCTCCAACGACGTGAAGGGGAAAATCCGTAAGGTGGAGCCCATCGTGGATACCGTTCAGGATGTGGGAGAAATGTTGCATAATGTGACCTCTACAGTTAAGGAAATTGCCGCCACAGCCTTCGTCGGGATCGGCAAAGGGCAAGTTCGTTCGGGAGGAAAAGGGGTATGGCGTAAGCAGAAGGACCTGCCTCAACGGAAGCAAACCTTCATTACGATTCCCTCTTCGACGTGA
- a CDS encoding DUF4846 domain-containing protein, producing MQLKNLKNPQGTTLAQRFHVPQGFQRVQTQEGTFQHYLQHLPLKPDGTKVRYHNGQAKDDAAYHAVVDYDLGRENLQQCADGVMRLRAEYLYANGQADAISFHFVSGFKANFSTWSTGKGIKVSGNQVSWVPNRKNDDSYASFQRYLSVVYAYANTYSLEDELTPIDNADMQIGDVFIQGGFPGHAIIVVDMAHNPATGEKLYMLAQSYMPAQDIQILRSPGALEGYKNNPWYSLSDGGVATPEWTFQSNALHTW from the coding sequence GTGCAACTCAAGAATCTGAAGAACCCGCAAGGTACAACGTTGGCACAACGGTTCCACGTCCCGCAGGGATTCCAAAGAGTGCAGACTCAAGAAGGGACGTTCCAGCATTACCTACAGCACCTCCCGCTGAAGCCGGACGGAACCAAAGTCCGTTACCACAATGGCCAGGCTAAAGACGATGCTGCGTACCATGCGGTCGTTGACTATGATTTGGGGCGAGAGAATCTCCAGCAATGTGCCGACGGCGTGATGCGTCTGCGGGCCGAATATCTATATGCCAACGGACAAGCGGATGCGATTTCTTTTCATTTTGTCAGTGGATTTAAAGCGAATTTCAGCACTTGGAGCACAGGGAAGGGAATTAAGGTTTCCGGGAACCAGGTTTCGTGGGTGCCTAATCGCAAGAATGATGATAGTTACGCAAGCTTTCAACGGTATTTGTCCGTTGTTTATGCTTATGCCAATACGTATTCGTTAGAAGATGAATTGACTCCGATAGACAATGCAGATATGCAGATTGGGGACGTTTTCATCCAAGGCGGCTTTCCCGGACATGCCATTATTGTTGTAGATATGGCTCACAACCCGGCAACCGGAGAGAAACTATATATGCTTGCCCAGAGTTATATGCCGGCTCAAGATATTCAGATTCTAAGAAGTCCGGGTGCGTTGGAGGGCTATAAAAACAATCCTTGGTATTCATTGAGTGATGGGGGAGTCGCTACACCGGAGTGGACGTTCCAGAGCAATGCGCTCCACACTTGGTGA
- a CDS encoding NAD-binding protein, whose protein sequence is MNLISEFRYLDFRNYRQVRIAWVMFSIISAVIALVSGFYGFHYEAHYNLAQSIHSTLRLFIFDFDMPLNAAAPFMLELARWSAATTVLSSLLYIILTSSYHYLRFFFLRYRYNRTVIVGLNKYSLELTMELLSKHKNVCVIDYDGHPSYIATAVRQGAVVISGHLYDVKNLQSACIHRAKHIVLFSLEDSTNIETLLQITSYFNKVKMPRQPIKVKVHLKQFAFDDMLDAIQRDNQATYELHSFNVYENAIRVLFNKYPFYENTTVEQGSRCPHLLIVGFGHSGEHVFIQAAKLAHFPRQEKMKISILDCNSNEYKEVAQQKYAQLLTMFDVKFIEANALSYPFELLEPPTYIVVSTNHDMDNISIAMRLKATFAETNVYTKMSSDAGLSPWLDANQNLYSRLHTFSLGRDVISEEVILEDKLEQFGRKIHELYCDIASDATSWNQEALFSRMSNISQADHYNVKLRALGLKYTTQKEHALTKDEVLHLFIQHSEVLAISEHNRWRAYHYLYGWKPAVMNQLKDSNLKLHPALVEWDQLSERYKQYNREFVNKMYEVIEHAKYFIVRI, encoded by the coding sequence TTGAATTTAATAAGTGAGTTTAGATATTTAGATTTTCGGAATTATCGGCAGGTGCGTATAGCTTGGGTGATGTTTTCTATAATCTCCGCGGTAATTGCCTTGGTATCAGGGTTTTATGGCTTTCATTATGAGGCTCATTATAATTTAGCCCAATCTATCCATTCTACTCTACGGCTTTTTATTTTTGATTTTGATATGCCCTTGAATGCTGCGGCTCCCTTTATGCTTGAGTTAGCAAGATGGTCCGCTGCAACTACTGTGCTTTCTTCGCTGTTATATATTATCCTTACGAGCAGCTATCACTATCTCAGATTTTTCTTCCTACGCTACAGATATAATAGAACAGTCATCGTCGGTCTTAATAAATATTCATTAGAGCTTACGATGGAGTTATTATCAAAGCACAAGAATGTTTGTGTCATTGATTACGATGGTCACCCTTCTTATATTGCAACTGCCGTACGGCAAGGTGCAGTTGTCATCTCTGGTCATTTGTATGATGTAAAAAATCTTCAATCGGCTTGTATTCACCGAGCAAAACACATTGTTCTGTTTAGTCTGGAGGACTCTACTAATATAGAAACGCTGCTTCAAATAACAAGTTATTTCAATAAGGTCAAGATGCCTAGGCAACCCATCAAGGTAAAGGTTCATTTAAAGCAATTTGCCTTTGATGATATGTTGGATGCCATTCAGCGGGATAACCAAGCAACTTATGAATTACATAGCTTTAACGTTTATGAAAATGCAATTAGAGTACTATTCAATAAATATCCTTTCTATGAAAATACAACGGTTGAGCAGGGTTCGCGCTGTCCTCATCTTCTTATTGTTGGTTTCGGGCACAGTGGAGAACATGTGTTTATACAAGCTGCGAAGCTGGCCCACTTTCCCCGTCAGGAAAAAATGAAAATTTCAATTCTGGATTGCAATTCTAATGAGTACAAGGAAGTGGCGCAACAAAAGTACGCTCAATTGCTTACGATGTTTGATGTGAAATTTATTGAAGCGAATGCTTTGTCCTATCCATTTGAACTATTAGAACCTCCGACTTATATCGTAGTAAGCACAAACCATGACATGGATAATATATCAATCGCGATGCGCTTGAAAGCTACTTTTGCAGAAACCAATGTTTACACGAAAATGTCATCCGATGCGGGGCTTTCTCCATGGCTGGATGCGAATCAAAATTTGTATTCTCGATTACACACGTTTAGTTTAGGAAGGGATGTCATTTCGGAGGAAGTTATTCTGGAGGATAAGCTTGAACAATTTGGCCGGAAAATTCATGAGTTATATTGCGATATCGCTTCTGATGCAACAAGTTGGAATCAGGAGGCGCTGTTCAGCAGAATGTCTAACATTTCGCAGGCGGATCATTATAATGTGAAGCTTCGAGCGCTAGGACTAAAATATACCACGCAAAAAGAGCATGCATTGACTAAGGATGAGGTGCTTCATCTATTTATTCAGCACAGCGAGGTGTTGGCGATAAGTGAGCACAACCGCTGGAGGGCATATCACTACCTTTATGGCTGGAAGCCTGCTGTTATGAATCAACTCAAAGATTCGAATCTAAAGCTACATCCTGCATTAGTCGAGTGGGATCAGTTATCAGAGCGATATAAGCAATACAACCGGGAATTTGTGAATAAGATGTATGAAGTAATCGAGCATGCCAAATATTTTATTGTACGAATCTAG
- a CDS encoding ABC-F family ATP-binding cassette domain-containing protein, producing the protein MINVEQLSFSFPNKELYNNISFTLEEGQHCAFIGTSGSGKSTLIDILMDPERYMFEGKLEIDPTWKLGHVSQFSQLDKTKETTVFEYIAEEFMKLQHEITSIFTEMETSSDMDALLEKYQLALDALESIGGDDFESSIHKKLYLADLTRLKDHRVTDLSGGEFKLIQVIKEMLRRPDFMIMDEPDVFLDFENLNALKNLINSHKGTMLVVTHNRYLLNHCFNKILHLENTEIQEFDGRYIDYNFSLLQTKVELQELTVAEEEEVKRNEKIIDNLRVIATYNSEASRGRALKARVRFQARLEARRLKAPFVDIKQPTIRFDVDKEIKKSTVIKVRDYSVAFDELLLQNVNFQIRSKDKVAIIGPNGTGKTTLLRDIFNNSRDSIEIHADVKVAYLSQIQGEMLNDSNTILEEFIDAGFNTYDEVRSYISNYGFEGETVDQKIGSLSGGEKNMLQLAKVAASKANVLLLDEPTSHLDTYTQLALEKAIIDYKGAILMISHDFYSVVNGMDYVLIIDDKTITKMSMEEFREMIYARHFDKDYLAMEQNKKALEMKIELALKDTNFELAKGLVDELEAVIKLL; encoded by the coding sequence ATGATAAACGTTGAACAATTATCTTTCTCATTTCCAAATAAAGAACTATATAATAACATTTCATTTACGTTAGAAGAGGGACAACATTGTGCTTTTATAGGAACAAGCGGCAGTGGGAAAAGTACTTTGATCGATATACTGATGGATCCGGAAAGATATATGTTCGAGGGCAAGTTAGAGATTGATCCGACTTGGAAACTCGGCCATGTGAGCCAATTTTCTCAACTAGACAAGACGAAGGAAACCACTGTTTTTGAATATATAGCAGAAGAATTTATGAAGCTGCAGCATGAAATCACATCGATCTTTACGGAAATGGAAACATCTTCGGATATGGATGCGTTATTAGAAAAGTATCAACTAGCGTTGGACGCATTAGAGTCGATCGGTGGGGATGATTTTGAAAGCAGCATTCATAAGAAACTATATCTGGCAGACCTCACGAGGCTTAAAGATCATAGGGTAACCGACCTAAGCGGCGGAGAATTCAAGCTTATTCAAGTGATCAAGGAAATGCTTCGTCGTCCAGACTTCATGATTATGGATGAACCGGATGTATTTTTGGATTTTGAAAACCTCAATGCGCTTAAGAATCTTATCAATTCTCACAAAGGAACGATGCTGGTCGTTACGCATAACCGATATCTATTGAATCATTGTTTCAACAAAATTTTACACCTGGAAAACACGGAGATCCAGGAGTTTGATGGGCGATATATAGATTATAATTTCTCCTTACTTCAGACCAAGGTCGAGTTACAAGAACTCACAGTCGCTGAGGAAGAAGAAGTGAAGAGAAACGAGAAAATTATCGATAATCTAAGAGTGATTGCAACTTATAATTCAGAAGCCTCTAGAGGCAGAGCTTTAAAGGCCAGAGTGAGGTTTCAGGCGAGATTGGAAGCGCGTAGACTTAAGGCGCCATTCGTTGATATTAAGCAGCCGACGATCCGTTTCGATGTTGATAAGGAAATTAAAAAAAGCACGGTTATAAAGGTCCGTGATTATAGTGTTGCCTTTGATGAGCTGCTTTTGCAAAATGTTAATTTCCAGATCAGATCTAAGGATAAAGTAGCTATAATTGGTCCAAATGGCACTGGGAAAACGACGCTGCTTCGAGATATCTTCAACAATAGCCGCGATTCCATTGAAATACATGCTGATGTTAAAGTGGCTTATTTATCTCAGATCCAAGGCGAGATGCTTAACGATTCTAATACCATATTAGAAGAATTCATCGATGCTGGTTTTAACACTTATGATGAGGTTAGATCGTATATTTCAAACTATGGCTTTGAAGGGGAAACTGTTGATCAGAAGATTGGCTCTTTGTCCGGCGGGGAGAAAAATATGCTCCAGTTGGCTAAAGTTGCTGCCAGTAAAGCAAATGTATTGCTTCTGGATGAACCGACAAGCCATTTGGACACCTATACGCAACTAGCACTAGAGAAAGCCATTATAGACTACAAAGGCGCGATTCTCATGATTTCGCATGATTTCTATTCTGTTGTAAATGGTATGGACTATGTGCTGATCATTGACGATAAGACGATTACCAAAATGAGCATGGAAGAATTCAGAGAGATGATTTATGCTCGTCATTTTGATAAAGACTATTTGGCCATGGAGCAAAACAAAAAAGCATTGGAAATGAAAATAGAGTTGGCATTAAAAGATACGAATTTCGAGCTTGCCAAAGGTTTGGTTGATGAGCTGGAAGCGGTAATCAAACTACTCTAG
- a CDS encoding GyrI-like domain-containing protein: MADYTLQHKKSFTLTAYGFSIQSNFQDMPAMLKEKAEFWSKLKADGRFDKLKEAAKDDREWSVNEVYQGKPWNYFAVEAGKSVADATRFIEFPDSDYIVVSGSGDKEALFDQLTYRAFGEVLAVITDYAYIGGPNATYRKDNGDGTFYGEFWVPVVRK; encoded by the coding sequence ATGGCAGATTACACGCTTCAGCACAAAAAATCATTCACATTGACAGCTTATGGGTTCTCAATCCAGTCAAATTTTCAAGACATGCCGGCTATGCTAAAGGAAAAAGCCGAGTTTTGGAGCAAACTCAAAGCTGACGGGCGTTTTGATAAGCTCAAAGAGGCCGCAAAGGATGATCGCGAATGGTCAGTCAATGAGGTTTATCAAGGTAAACCGTGGAATTATTTCGCTGTAGAAGCTGGGAAATCCGTGGCTGACGCAACGAGATTCATCGAGTTTCCCGATAGCGACTATATCGTGGTCTCAGGAAGTGGCGACAAGGAAGCTCTGTTTGATCAACTAACCTACCGTGCTTTCGGCGAAGTCTTAGCCGTAATCACCGACTATGCTTATATCGGCGGTCCCAATGCGACTTATCGCAAAGATAACGGCGACGGCACATTCTACGGTGAATTTTGGGTGCCTGTGGTTAGGAAATAA
- a CDS encoding helix-turn-helix transcriptional regulator — MNNRLEEIRKQRGMKQEELAAALEVSRQTIGSLENGRYNPSILLAFKIARFFNMNIEEIFIYEEEDQV, encoded by the coding sequence TTGAACAACCGTTTAGAAGAAATCCGCAAGCAACGCGGAATGAAGCAAGAAGAATTAGCAGCGGCTCTTGAAGTGTCAAGACAAACGATCGGTTCGTTGGAAAACGGACGTTATAATCCGTCGATCCTACTAGCGTTTAAGATCGCACGTTTTTTTAATATGAATATTGAAGAGATCTTTATTTATGAGGAGGAGGATCAGGTATGA
- a CDS encoding helix-turn-helix transcriptional regulator, which translates to MKKTERVNLIMRYINNRAQFTIAEIQKEFKISRATAIRDINEIQAMGFPLTTELGRGGGYHVLQNQYLPATRFTPDELKAIFISFMASKNSQLPYLQNRRSITEKLIGIASQTQQDELIELNNILLFENTNPGNPHVLELDDAAPAELNKLISLAVRDKHLRMTYELNIGWPQLLDVYLLHIFNSNAQWLVEVYDLDTDEFRYLPVEMLRDSAISEREMKWSEQEILSKKRDRARESNLVVKLDTIGIQRFKRMHPPGIILYLTGMFQSSGMFNVQLDVTDVEELSYYADWLLFLGKGVEFERIPDELLVLFKERSSIIETMVKDRKD; encoded by the coding sequence ATGAAGAAAACAGAGCGAGTGAACCTGATTATGCGCTACATTAATAATCGTGCGCAGTTTACAATTGCCGAGATTCAGAAGGAGTTCAAGATTTCCCGTGCGACGGCAATCCGCGACATTAACGAGATTCAGGCGATGGGCTTTCCGCTAACGACTGAGCTTGGACGCGGCGGCGGTTACCATGTCCTGCAAAATCAGTATCTGCCCGCCACCCGCTTTACGCCGGATGAGCTCAAAGCCATATTTATCAGCTTTATGGCCTCGAAAAATTCGCAGCTGCCTTATCTGCAGAACCGCCGTTCCATCACTGAAAAACTCATCGGGATCGCGTCGCAAACCCAGCAAGACGAGCTGATTGAGCTGAATAATATCTTGCTTTTTGAGAACACAAATCCGGGTAACCCGCATGTATTGGAACTCGATGATGCGGCGCCTGCGGAGCTGAATAAGCTGATTTCGCTTGCTGTACGGGACAAGCATTTGCGCATGACATATGAGCTGAATATTGGCTGGCCGCAACTGTTGGATGTTTATCTGCTGCATATTTTTAACTCGAACGCTCAGTGGTTGGTCGAGGTATATGATTTGGATACGGATGAGTTTCGCTATTTGCCGGTTGAAATGCTCCGTGATTCGGCCATTTCTGAGCGGGAGATGAAATGGTCGGAACAAGAAATATTAAGTAAAAAACGAGATCGAGCCCGTGAATCTAATCTTGTTGTCAAGCTTGATACAATAGGGATTCAACGTTTTAAGCGTATGCATCCGCCGGGGATTATTTTGTACCTTACAGGGATGTTTCAGTCGAGCGGGATGTTCAATGTTCAGCTGGATGTGACGGATGTTGAGGAGCTTTCATATTATGCGGATTGGCTTTTGTTTCTGGGGAAAGGGGTCGAGTTTGAACGGATACCCGATGAGCTTCTCGTCCTATTTAAGGAGCGTTCTAGCATTATAGAAACAATGGTAAAGGACCGTAAAGACTGA
- a CDS encoding glycoside hydrolase family 65 protein, giving the protein MQRLFKVDGWKIIETELHKEDFRLAESMMCLGNGHMGMRGNFEELYSGDFHRGSYVAGIWFPDKTRVGWWKNGYPHYFGKVINSTNYIGIRVLIDGEEMDLNHATVHNYYRELDMQHGVLTRKFTLIQDGKETEVTAVRFLSVAEKELAVIRYSVTAINYSGQVTFIPYLDGDIRNEDSNYDEDFWVAIDVDASAYEASLTMKTKSNPFGTPEFQVAHVMKVVVEGAEARVAFAKQEEYVENTIQISLEQGRQVTLNKYVAVTTDRDYEANELTIKGKAVLARAEAKGYAKLLNEHKEVWLKRWEIADVEIQGDEEAQQGIRFNLFQLFCTYYGEDARLNIGPKGLTGEKYGGATYWDTEAYAIPLYLSTAQPEVARNLLIYRHEQLEGAYHNASQQGLKGALYPMVTFNGVECHNEWEITFEEIHRNGAIAYAIYNYVNYTGDQDYLHEYGIDVLTGISRFWADRVHYHAGTKKYMMHGVTGPNEYENNVNNNWYTNTIAAWTLRYTLQVVDQLKSLGHDKPLQDLQITADETAKWQDIVDNMYYPYSEELQVFVQHDTFLDKDLRTADTLAPEERPLNQKWSWDRILRSCFIKQADVLQGIYFLNDEYTMEEKRRNFEFYEPMTVHESSLSPCIHSILASELGMEVKAYEMYNRTARLDLDNYNNDTEDGLHITSMTGSWLAIVQGFAGMRTANESLSFAPFIPQQWEQYTFKIVYRGHYVKVLVDKKQVTISQEGPELSIGVYNTRYSLPPNGEVTVEIRQTERIAE; this is encoded by the coding sequence ATGCAAAGGTTGTTTAAGGTAGACGGGTGGAAAATTATCGAAACGGAGCTTCACAAGGAAGACTTTCGACTAGCCGAAAGCATGATGTGTCTCGGCAACGGTCACATGGGGATGCGTGGCAATTTTGAGGAATTGTACTCCGGCGATTTCCATCGGGGATCGTACGTGGCGGGAATCTGGTTTCCGGACAAAACGCGCGTCGGTTGGTGGAAGAACGGATATCCTCATTATTTTGGCAAGGTGATTAACTCAACTAACTATATTGGCATACGGGTGCTCATTGACGGCGAGGAAATGGATCTGAATCATGCGACGGTTCACAATTATTATCGCGAACTCGATATGCAGCATGGTGTATTGACACGTAAATTTACCCTCATTCAGGACGGCAAGGAAACCGAAGTAACGGCCGTTCGCTTTCTGTCTGTGGCAGAGAAAGAGCTGGCCGTCATCCGTTATTCTGTAACGGCGATCAATTACAGCGGCCAAGTTACATTCATTCCTTACTTGGACGGAGATATCCGTAACGAGGACTCCAACTATGATGAGGACTTCTGGGTGGCGATAGACGTGGATGCCTCAGCCTATGAAGCAAGCCTGACCATGAAGACGAAGAGCAATCCATTCGGTACGCCTGAATTCCAGGTTGCACACGTGATGAAAGTTGTCGTGGAAGGTGCAGAAGCGAGGGTGGCCTTCGCGAAACAAGAAGAGTATGTAGAGAATACAATTCAAATCTCATTGGAGCAAGGCCGTCAAGTCACGCTCAACAAGTACGTAGCCGTCACGACGGACCGTGATTATGAGGCCAACGAGCTAACTATTAAAGGCAAGGCTGTGTTGGCAAGAGCGGAAGCTAAAGGTTATGCAAAGCTTCTTAATGAACATAAGGAAGTCTGGTTGAAGCGCTGGGAGATTGCGGACGTCGAGATTCAAGGCGATGAAGAGGCACAGCAAGGCATCCGCTTCAACCTGTTCCAGCTCTTCTGCACTTATTATGGGGAAGATGCGAGGCTGAACATTGGGCCCAAAGGGTTAACAGGCGAGAAGTACGGCGGAGCTACTTATTGGGACACGGAAGCGTATGCAATTCCGCTATACCTGTCTACAGCCCAGCCTGAGGTTGCCCGCAATCTTCTCATATACCGTCACGAACAGCTTGAGGGCGCGTACCACAATGCCAGTCAGCAAGGGTTGAAAGGCGCACTCTATCCGATGGTTACCTTCAACGGCGTGGAATGCCATAATGAATGGGAAATCACATTCGAAGAAATTCATCGGAACGGCGCAATTGCCTATGCAATCTATAATTACGTGAATTACACAGGAGACCAAGATTATCTCCATGAGTACGGTATCGACGTCTTGACGGGCATTTCTCGTTTCTGGGCAGACCGGGTGCATTATCATGCGGGCACAAAGAAGTATATGATGCACGGCGTTACGGGCCCTAACGAATATGAGAACAACGTGAACAACAACTGGTACACCAACACGATTGCTGCCTGGACACTCAGGTATACGCTACAGGTTGTTGACCAGCTCAAGAGTCTAGGGCACGATAAACCTCTCCAGGACCTGCAAATTACGGCGGATGAAACCGCCAAGTGGCAGGATATTGTCGATAACATGTACTATCCATACAGTGAAGAGCTCCAAGTATTCGTTCAGCACGACACGTTCCTCGACAAGGATCTTAGGACGGCTGATACGCTGGCACCGGAAGAACGTCCGCTCAATCAGAAGTGGTCTTGGGATCGTATCTTGCGCAGCTGCTTCATCAAGCAAGCGGATGTACTTCAAGGGATTTACTTCCTGAATGATGAGTATACGATGGAGGAGAAACGCCGTAATTTCGAATTCTACGAGCCCATGACCGTTCATGAATCGTCGCTATCACCGTGCATTCACTCCATTTTGGCGTCGGAGCTCGGCATGGAAGTGAAAGCTTATGAGATGTACAACCGTACAGCGCGTCTGGACTTGGACAACTACAACAATGATACGGAAGACGGCTTGCACATTACTTCAATGACGGGATCATGGTTAGCTATCGTCCAGGGTTTTGCCGGAATGAGGACAGCGAACGAATCGCTTTCCTTCGCGCCTTTCATTCCCCAGCAATGGGAACAGTACACGTTCAAGATCGTATACCGCGGACATTATGTGAAGGTCTTGGTGGACAAGAAACAGGTCACGATATCTCAAGAAGGGCCGGAGCTGTCCATTGGCGTGTACAATACCCGGTACAGCCTTCCCCCTAACGGCGAAGTAACGGTAGAGATCAGACAGACCGAGAGGATAGCTGAATGA
- the pgmB gene encoding beta-phosphoglucomutase: protein MSKPLKAFIFDLDGVITESAEYHYLAWKALAEELDISFTREFNEELKGISRMDSLDKILTRGGRMNDFTQEEKDSLATKKNEHYRTFIKKITPDDVLPGIEPLLAEIRSRGLKIGLASVSKNAADVMNSLRLTEEFDVIVDAATISKSKPDPEIFLTAARLLNVAPSECIGVEDAAAGVTSIKGAGMFAVGVGSAETLAEADLIYANTSLLSYEEILAEFEKRT from the coding sequence ATGAGTAAACCATTGAAAGCTTTCATATTTGACTTGGACGGCGTCATCACAGAGTCGGCGGAATATCATTATCTAGCCTGGAAGGCGCTGGCTGAGGAACTGGACATATCCTTCACCCGAGAATTCAACGAAGAGCTGAAAGGCATCTCGAGAATGGATTCTCTGGACAAAATACTAACGCGCGGCGGTAGAATGAACGATTTCACGCAGGAAGAGAAAGACTCGCTAGCCACCAAGAAGAATGAGCATTATCGCACATTCATTAAGAAGATCACTCCCGATGATGTGTTGCCGGGCATTGAGCCACTGCTTGCAGAGATTCGCTCGCGCGGTTTGAAGATCGGGTTGGCCTCGGTAAGCAAGAATGCTGCGGACGTTATGAATTCCCTTAGACTGACCGAGGAATTCGACGTCATCGTAGACGCAGCAACCATCAGCAAAAGCAAGCCCGATCCGGAGATCTTCCTGACGGCGGCACGGTTGCTGAACGTTGCTCCGTCCGAATGTATCGGCGTGGAAGATGCCGCAGCAGGCGTGACTTCAATTAAGGGAGCGGGTATGTTCGCGGTCGGTGTAGGCTCGGCAGAGACGCTAGCCGAAGCGGATCTGATATACGCGAATACTTCTCTGCTCTCGTACGAAGAGATCTTAGCGGAGTTCGAGAAAAGAACATAA